Part of the Lynx canadensis isolate LIC74 chromosome E3, mLynCan4.pri.v2, whole genome shotgun sequence genome is shown below.
CTAGGAGATGCGACAAGATCTGTCCCGGGCCCTGGAGAGGTTCGGCTTTGCCCTGGAAGGGGAGCCAGCACCTCTGGGGACACGGCCACAGGTGGTGGGAACTCGGGAGCAGGAGGGGCTGGTTCTCCCACCCCATCCTGGGGGGCAGGGCCGGGAATGGTCTGGAGAGGCAGGCAGCTCTGGGCCGGTGCCGGGAGCCAGAGGGTGGTGGGAAGTGACTGCTGCACTTTTCCAAGCTGAGAAGCGTATGGGGTCGACGCTGCTTGGAAAGGCCGCCCGGCAGCTGCCCACGGTCCCCGTGCCACCTGGAGCCAGATAGGCGGCTGAGGAGCAGCAGACCCATCTGAGGCGTGGGCCACCACAGGGCTTGGACCCCAGACAGATGTGGGTGGGCAAAGGGTAGGGGGCAGGCCCAGGGCTTAACCAGGTGTGGCACAGGGCCACCACAGGCACTGGGCCAGACAACTGCTCCAGCCCGTGCTGAAGCTTCTGGGATTTGCCTCCATGTAGCAGCTGCCTCACTCCTGTCACCCACCTCTAAGGTTCTTCCCAGGCCATCGACTGCATTTAGGACAAAATTCACAATCTTACCGGGGCCGACGGCCAGTGGCCCCGGCCCGACCAACCTCACCACCTCCTGTGCCATCTCCTCCAGCTTCCCAAGCTGGGCCAGACCTCCCGGGTCAGGCAGCTGTCCCCACCCTGTGCACAGGCTGCTGCCTCTGTGTGAGCACCTCCCCCCTCTGCCTGACTCCCTGCTAGGCTCACATGGTACCTTAGTCTTCTTTGCACCTGACCTCACACCTTGGGGGTAACGGGCCATCTTTTTTAATGCCTGTCTCTGCCACAAGGCTGTGAGCCCCGCAAGGGCAGGGATGCTATGCTGAGCTCAGTCTCTGGCCTACCGGGAGGTACGGATGAGCCCCGCGCCTCCCCATTGCCCTCAAAGGTGAGGTGATCACAGCTCAGAGAAGTGACCCGGCccggtccccctcccccccactgaaCACCAGGGAAGGAATGGGTCACGAGGCTTTCCTCGAGAGActggcaggaggtggggacagaCCAGACTTGGGAAGAGGCCCCTGAAAACAGCCTCTGGCTGCCCAGAACAGGGCACAGCTTGGGCACCACCCCCGGCAGTCCCGCTCAGGGTCAGACGTCTGGACTGGCCGCGGCCAGGCTTTCGAGGCCTCCCGGGCCGGCCTCACCTCCTCTTCTGAGGCTGGTCCAGCCGCACgtcccagcagcagcagccacccTCGCAGCCAGCCAGCAGGTAGGCCTCCGGGCAGGACGCCACAGGGCAGAGGCGCAGCGGGATGGAGGCAGCATCGAGTGTGAGCAGCTGGCTGCCGGCAGGTGGGGAAGAGTGTGAGACCGCGGCCCTGTGTtggcgccccgcccccccgcccctcagCATCATCACCTGGCCTGGAATTCATAATCGTGGTTGGGCACCCCGACGTCCCAGAGGATGATCCGCTTGTCATAGGAGGCCGCTGGgcaggggatgggaaggggagaggCGGCTCTGAGGAGGCCCTGCTTCCTCCCGCGGACTCCATTCCAGGCTGAGGCCGTGGTCACAAGGCCAGCCCGAGGCAGGCCGGGCCACAGCTGGGCCACGGAGGGCTCGAGTGCCTACGCTGCCTACCTCGCCCTAATCTAACGTGCCCCACGGCAGGCAGCCATCTTCTTAGGCCTCTGCTCACACATCACCCTTGTCTGGCTTACCACtcttggggggcaggggtgtcCACCCAGGTCACAGAGCAGCCCAGGCTGTGGGAAAGCTTCAAGGCCATGGAGCAGCTGGGGGCAAAGCCAGGATCTGACGCCCTGTCAGTCGTCCGCAAAGCCACGCTGTTTCTACTACGGCCAGAGCAGAGCGTGGCGCCAGCCATGAAGCCCGCCAGCTGCAGGAGCTCCCTACCGTGCTGGGGAGGGCGCACTGAGGCgtctgggtgctggggacaccGCAGGGGTGTGGGAGAGGGTCTTACTGAAGAGGTGGGTCTCGTGGGTGGGGCTGAAGCAGAGGGTGGCGATGGCCTTCTTGTGGGCCCGGATGACTCCGCAGCAGAAGCCAGCACGCACGTGCAGCAGCCGGACCAGGCCCCGCAGGCCTGCAGCCGCCAGCACACTCCAGCGCTTCTTGTGGCCTGCCTGCGTGACCACTGTCAGGGCGGTCCAGGCCACCGAGAAGAACtcctgggggagaggagggagagggcgtCACTAAGGGGCAGGGCTACGTGCGCACGGTGCCTGCTAGGTCAGGCCTGCGGCACTGAAGCCCGGCAGAACAGAGTCACCTAGCGAGCGGGTGGCCGAGCCTGGGCTCCCAACCCCGGCACTCTGCCCACAGTCCCGCACGAGCAGGGCCCCGGCACTCACCTCGCCAGGCGCCTTGTACTTGTGCAGTACGATGCCCGTCTGGCAGTCTATCACACACACGGCCTCCCCGCCACACGTGGCCACGGTCTGTGATGTGGCCCTTGCCTGCCCTGTTGTGAGGGGTCAGCCTAAGTAAAAGCGTTTCCTGTGAGGTTTGCCCCAGCAGCTCCTTCCTGGCCTTGACGACACTTCATGAGCTGTCTCTCGCAGGTCCCCCATCCACCGAGGCGGCCCCCTGACCAGAAAGCTTGTTCCTGCTCGTTCCCTTGGCTGTCACCCTGGCCCTGCCTGCCCCACAAGGATGTACCCTCCTCCCAGGCCGGCTCGAAGGCGCAGGCCCAGAGCTGGGTCTCCAGGTCCCGAGGGCTGTTGTTCTTGCTGTGACACTGCAGAAAGTGCAGGGGCTCCAGGTCCAGGGCAGGctgtgggggcagaggtggggttcACAGCTGCCCCAGCCCTCACTCCCTGCCAGCTGCCCAGCTGCTTCCTGGCCCCTGCGAGCTTACCTGGCTGCCATCGGAGCCCATGGGGCTGCCCTCCACATGGGCCGGTGGGGAGGGGCATCCCCGCTTGCTGGGAGACAAGCTGAGTGAGACGTCACCCGATCGTTTCAAGGCCATCGGTCTGGCCTGTGGAGGGGGTCAAGGCTGGGCTGAGAAGAGCCTGGTGACCATGGGCCCATCTGCCCAGGGCTTCCTTCCTCTGCATCACTCTCCCATGGGTGTAGAAAGCCAGGGTTGGCCCAAGGTCAGCTTGAACTCGCCCAGGCATCAGAGGCCATCTCCTGGGCTCATTTCCAggacccctccccttccctcctctagtctctCTAGGCGGGAAAGGCCAAGACAGGCCTGTGGAGCCTTGAGAGCTGCACGATACACCTACCCTGGGCTCCTGGGCGGCTGTGGCTTTTGAAGGCCTCTCCGGGATGCCGGTCTCATGCACCTGGGTCCCACCAGAGGCCACCAGCGCCTCAGAAATCATCTGCACCTATGTGGGGCCGGGACATCAGGAAGCTGGGTACATGCAGTCCTaggggcccccagcccctccccaactgcTGGGACAAACAGCCTGTGCTTCCCATGCAACCATTAAGTCAGCCTTCCCTGACCCATGCCACTCTCCCATAAATCCTTATGGCCAGAGGCTTCCAGGGCAGCTGAAGGCATGGGAGCCATAGAGGATCTGGGAGAACCAACTCCCAGCACAGCAGGAGGAGGGCCATACCCGCCACTGGGTGAACTCGCTGAGGGACTCAGGCCCATAGCGGACGTTCCTGACTGCGGACTTCACAAAGTCAGCCTGggccttctctgcctcctcctctgggctccGTGTGGCCATGAACTTCTCCCAGTGAGCGGTGACCTGCCACCAGAGGGACCAGATTCAAGCCCAGCCCACCCCAGATCTCCTGGACCCTCTGTGGAACCTCTGCATCCAATCTTCTGGCCCCAATTGTCTCCACCTCACTGTCTCCTGGAAGTCTCACTGAACCACAGCCTTCTTAGCTGCAGCATACACAGTCCTAAACAACCCACACGTGAGCAACTGGCCCAGAGTAAGGTTACTTGAAAGTGTCTTAGCCTCCCTGGCCGGGCCCCGCTCCCACACCTGGAGAGCCAGACCTCTCAGGACGAGAGACCAAGCACCACAGCCAGGCTCAGAGCAACATGTCAGGCTAGGACATAAAGGCCACTCAGTATCAGGGCAGAGCACTCCCGTGACCCTCACTCGGGGTTCCCCCAGTGTTGCTCATTCCTCAAGGTCCCCAAGCGTTTCCAAACACCAGAGAAGCCTGCTGGCTCCCTTACCCTGCTGGTCAGCTCCCGGTTTAGGTTCTCCACCTGAGAGGAAGTGGAGGAAGCATCCTTGCCATTGACCTTACGGAGCTTGGGCAGGAGAAAGGAGACTTTCAGGTTGTCACTGACCTGGGGGATGAGGGAGAGTGGCTCAGTGTCCACCTGTGGCTCAGCCCAAGCGTGCCGGCCCTGGGTacggggcaggtgggggagggggtaccCTACTTACAGTCAGGAAGGGGTTGCCTTCCAGGCTCAGCTCCTCAAGCTGCGGGAATTGACACAAGGCAGTGACGTCTCCCAGCTGGTTGTTGGCGCAGCGGAGGATGCGCAGGTGGGACAGGCCCAGATTGGCGGGCAGCGTCTCCAGCTGGTTGTTGGAAAGGTCCAGCTCTTGCAGCTGCGTCAAGCGGCTCAGGAGCTTGGGGTCCAAGTGCTCTGAGAGCAGCTTCAGGCCAGACAAGCTGGgtgggggcagacagggagggctgagggggaggggaggggaggggagaggaggaggcccccccccccaggacagtCCAGGGTGCCTCCGAAGCCTTTTCCAGCAGAGGATCACCTTCGTGCACagcttttccttcttaaaatctAGTAACTACTTTACAACTAAGTACAGCTGGCACCTCCAGAACGCTTTCCCTCATCCTCTATGGGAACTCCTCTGTGCTGCCCTGGGCCTCGGGAATTAGCTCAACAGGTTGCTCAATACCCTTCCTGCAGGACTGTCTCCCCCTAAGCCTGGGCCCCCTTCAGGGAAAAGGCCACTCAGGGCCCAGCCGGCCCCTCTCATAACGGCAGCCTTGAGTTTGGCCCGAGTGATCAGCCTCCGCCTAACCGACAAGGCGATAACGGGGCCAGGGAGGGAGTGGGCATGGGTCGCAGACTTTCTTCATTCCCAGCGGGCGACGCAGGCCCGGGTGGCGGGCTGTgtgtcccccgccccacccccccaccccccggcccggCGGACCCCCGTCGCCCCCGGCCCGCCTCTTACTCCAAGCTCCGGATTTTCCCCAGCCGGTCGCTCTTGGGACGCCCCCGCTGCATGAGCAGCCGCGCCGAGAGGGGGCCCATGGCGAGGAGACGCGACCCGCGCTGGCCGGTCGACGGCACCGGCGTCCGGGCGAGTCCGTGCCTCCTGGAGACCGAAGTTAACGTCCGCGGCTGGCGGAGCTCTGGAGGCGGCGCCGCGCGAGCCCGTCGGGGGCGACGACCGGAAGGAAGCGGCCCGGCGGACCTCGTGCCCCGCGGGCTGACTACGACTCCCAGCGGCCCCCGCGGCCCCGCGCCTGCGCTTTGGCCGCCAGGACGCGGCGATGGCGGCTGCGGCGGTGGCGGCCCCCGAAGTCCTCCGGGAATGCGGCTGCAAGGGCATCCGGACCTGTCTGATCTGCGAGCGGCAGCGCGGAGGTGACCCGCCCTGGCAGCACCCCCCGCAggtgagggttgggggaggggccgtGCCATAACTCCCTTCttcagatagggaaactgaggcccaaactGGCGACGAAGATGGGCCCCGGTTCAACCCGTGTCAGAGACCCTCGCCGTGGGGGCGTTGCAGGATCAGATGAGTGCTTTGAGGGGGGTTTGGATTGGGGAAGGGGCTGGAGTGGGTGCCATCTGACTGCAACTCCCCTctgagccctgggggtggggggtagtgtGACAGCGGACCTCCACGTAACCCCCGTGGGGCCAGGAGCTTCACGGAGTGGGGAGACGAACCGGAAAGAGGAAAGGATGCCGAAAACCAGGCAAGGCGAAGGTCCTAGAAACCGTTGGGCAGAAGTGGGCAAGGAGGAAATTAATTACAGTTAATTAATGAAAAAGTACTTAGAACCTTTGAGGTGGGCGAGGACATTTCCACTGGGGGAGCTGCTTAGATAAAGGCCTGGGGTAGGTGCGTGTGTTTGGAAGGAGGGTGATGCTTGGGGGGTGGTCAGTGGGGCCTGATCACAGAGGGCTCTGTGTGTGGCTGCTGGATAGCCTGGATTTGTCCCGAGGGCCATGGAGAGCTGCTGAGGGTTTTAAAGGAAGTTAACACGTGAGTTTTAGAAAGatcctgggagggggaggggaggataggAAAGTATGGAGCCTGGGAAGCCAAGGAAGAAACTGTCACAGTGTCCCTGGCAAAAGCTTGGAAGGGTCAGTGGGAAACAGTATGGTGATTCCTCAGTAAATTCAGAgtagaattactgtatgatccagcaattctgggtatacacccaaaagaattgaaagcagacgCTTGAAGAGAGATTTGTACACCCACATTCACAGCAGCCTCATTCCCAGTAGCTAAAAAGTGGAAGCGATGTAagcatccatcagtggatgagtggataaagaaaatgtgacacaatatgtacagtagaatattatgcaccttaaaaaggaagggcaTTCTgacacaacatgaatgaatcctGAGGTCATTATACTGACTGGAATGTCAGTCACAAAAGGGTAAAtgttgt
Proteins encoded:
- the LRWD1 gene encoding leucine-rich repeat and WD repeat-containing protein 1 produces the protein MGPLSARLLMQRGRPKSDRLGKIRSLDLSGLKLLSEHLDPKLLSRLTQLQELDLSNNQLETLPANLGLSHLRILRCANNQLGDVTALCQFPQLEELSLEGNPFLTVSDNLKVSFLLPKLRKVNGKDASSTSSQVENLNRELTSRVTAHWEKFMATRSPEEEAEKAQADFVKSAVRNVRYGPESLSEFTQWRVQMISEALVASGGTQVHETGIPERPSKATAAQEPRARPMALKRSGDVSLSLSPSKRGCPSPPAHVEGSPMGSDGSQPALDLEPLHFLQCHSKNNSPRDLETQLWACAFEPAWEEGQARATSQTVATCGGEAVCVIDCQTGIVLHKYKAPGEEFFSVAWTALTVVTQAGHKKRWSVLAAAGLRGLVRLLHVRAGFCCGVIRAHKKAIATLCFSPTHETHLFTASYDKRIILWDVGVPNHDYEFQASQLLTLDAASIPLRLCPVASCPEAYLLAGCEGGCCCWDVRLDQPQKRRVCEVEFVFSEGSEAPGRRVDGLAFVNEDVVASKGNSLGTICLWSWSQTWVGRGKQSTLAVVVLARLQWSPTKLAYFSLSTCPDEGIVLCGDEEGNVWVYDVRHILTQQPPLPAAPQAPTQILKWPQPWALGQMVTKTMVNTVVANPTFTYLTALTDSNIVAIWKRP